The following proteins are encoded in a genomic region of Xenopus laevis strain J_2021 chromosome 3L, Xenopus_laevis_v10.1, whole genome shotgun sequence:
- the arpin.L gene encoding arpin → MSRIYQHTALQNKPVHDERFDGSWEPGAFQRGTGVLLEGTLLDFSRHAVTDSKGKKERWYILYLRPSKIHRRHFDSKGNEIEPNFSDTKKVNTGFLMSSYKVEAKGESDRISLEELNRLVNKVNLMKISEKHTPRETVAFWLPEADMEKTELELGEQLRVKTMGDGPFLFSLAKVDSGTVTKCNFAGDAQAGASWTDNIMERKSQNTSAPSEPRGQGDGAEDDEWDD, encoded by the exons ATGAGCCGGATATATCAGCATACAGCTCTCCAAAACAAACCCGTTCACGATGAGCGCTTTGATGGTTCATGGGAGCCGGGTGCTTTCCAGCG GGGCACTGGGGTTCTGCTGGAAGGGACGCTGCTGGATTTCTCACGACATGCAGTGACAGACAGCAAGGGGAAGAAG GAGCGATGGTACATTCTGTATCTGAGGCCAAGCAAAATACATCGCAGACATTTTGATAGTAAGGGGAATGAGATTGAACCCAACTTCAGCGACACTAAGAAAGTGAATACAGGCTTCCTCATGTCTTCCTACA AGGTTGAAGCTAAGGGTGAATCTGACAGGATATCTTTGGAGGAGCTGAATCGCCTGGTTAACAAAGTGAACCTGATGAAGATTAGTGAAAAGCACACTCCTAGGGAAACTGTTGCCTTTTGGCTTCCAGAGGCAGACATGGAGAAGACTGAGCTTGAGTTGGGTGAACAATTACGAGTAAAaactatgggagacggccctttTTTAT TTTCGTTAGCAAAGGTGGACAGTGGGACAGTCACCAAATGCAACTTCGCTGGAGATGCACAGGCTGGAGCTTCCTGGACAGATAACATAATGGAGAGGAAATCACAAAACACTTCAGCACCTAGTGAGCCCAGGGGGCAAGGAGATGGAGCGGAAGATGACGAATGG